The following are encoded in a window of Candidatus Auribacterota bacterium genomic DNA:
- a CDS encoding glycosyltransferase family 39 protein translates to MNPHARPILDGRFFLILLCVAAFLVYSSLPRVAYKPGADEGYYLNYATRMSTEGISSFPGMFSDYVHNRAHWIFPSPLRVAYITLAGAWVSLFGPSYIALSWLSLCCYCGALAVSYCFCRKYYGETTAFFFSMLIAFSPLNMAMARRALVDGPANMCAIVAVWLLFDAVDEGNGMRRALFVGVYAITILMKEVLVLLAPVFAIYLGILKYVKKQQVSLRDILLITVCPPLLALGVCILASGNAADVFKVIQIIMTSPAANRYANLYCSGAWISYLVDFILLSPWVCILAIGYFFSQMCMPQRREGDRYFSVLGVCYLFSLIFFVKNVRYAMLLDTPLRLFAVLMIQRIAETYTPRHAIVVCALCVAAISVFDYILFYNIFVLHNLYDPVSMYLLQERRLIPAG, encoded by the coding sequence ATGAATCCTCACGCAAGACCGATCCTAGACGGCCGCTTTTTCCTCATACTCCTTTGCGTTGCCGCATTTCTCGTCTATTCGAGCCTTCCCCGAGTGGCATACAAACCAGGCGCTGACGAGGGTTACTATCTGAACTACGCCACGCGCATGAGCACTGAAGGCATCAGCTCATTCCCTGGGATGTTCAGCGACTATGTACATAATAGAGCTCACTGGATTTTTCCAAGCCCGCTGAGGGTGGCGTATATCACACTCGCGGGCGCCTGGGTAAGCCTGTTCGGGCCCTCATATATCGCGCTGTCATGGCTGTCGCTCTGCTGCTACTGCGGCGCGCTCGCCGTCTCGTATTGTTTCTGCAGAAAATATTACGGCGAGACCACCGCCTTCTTTTTTTCCATGCTCATCGCATTTTCCCCTCTCAACATGGCGATGGCGCGGCGCGCACTCGTTGACGGCCCCGCAAATATGTGCGCGATCGTGGCCGTATGGCTGCTATTCGATGCGGTGGATGAGGGGAACGGGATGCGGCGGGCTCTGTTCGTAGGTGTTTATGCAATCACCATTCTCATGAAAGAGGTTCTGGTATTGCTGGCGCCTGTGTTCGCTATTTATCTGGGGATCTTGAAATACGTGAAAAAACAACAGGTGTCCCTGCGCGATATCCTGTTGATAACCGTATGTCCGCCCTTATTGGCGCTCGGGGTCTGCATCCTTGCCTCCGGCAACGCGGCGGATGTTTTTAAGGTTATACAGATCATCATGACCTCGCCGGCGGCGAACAGGTATGCGAATCTATACTGTTCGGGCGCCTGGATCAGCTACCTCGTGGATTTCATATTGCTCTCGCCATGGGTGTGCATACTCGCCATAGGCTATTTCTTCAGCCAGATGTGCATGCCTCAGCGCAGGGAGGGGGACCGGTACTTTTCCGTGCTCGGTGTGTGCTACTTATTTTCCCTGATATTTTTCGTAAAGAACGTACGGTATGCAATGCTCCTGGATACCCCGCTGCGGCTGTTTGCCGTATTGATGATCCAGAGGATCGCGGAGACCTATACTCCCCGGCACGCGATTGTCGTGTGTGCCCTCTGCGTCGCTGCCATAAGCGTGTTTGACTACATCCTTTTCTATAACATTTTTGTCCTCCACAACCTCTACGACCCTGTGAGCATGTATCTGCTCCAGGAGCGGCGGCTCATCCCGGCCGGGTGA
- a CDS encoding peptidoglycan recognition family protein, translating to MQLRRLSNRVSVLLIAIAIFPLVFSNGAESAPSKKPCRWRYIVIHHSATRKGNAAIMDRYHSKLRHMVNGLAYHFVIGNGTSGCGDGEVEESHRWRAQLPGGHAKQPWLNESGIGICLVGNFNRQTMSKKQMDSLVNLVNKLRATYDIPLSCIKGHGDFTGEHTMCPGYNFPMKKFKERLKAKPSSPALHMPLPSAALRTNTAMKTGATQRVGLLSAPRR from the coding sequence ATGCAGCTCCGCAGACTATCTAACCGTGTCAGCGTTCTGTTGATCGCAATCGCCATTTTTCCGCTGGTGTTTTCCAATGGAGCGGAATCGGCCCCCTCTAAAAAGCCATGCCGTTGGAGATACATCGTCATCCACCACAGCGCCACCCGTAAGGGGAATGCTGCGATCATGGATCGATACCACAGCAAGCTCAGACATATGGTAAACGGCCTCGCCTATCATTTCGTGATCGGAAACGGCACCTCTGGTTGTGGGGACGGGGAGGTAGAGGAGAGCCACCGCTGGAGAGCACAGCTTCCCGGCGGGCACGCCAAGCAGCCGTGGCTCAATGAATCCGGCATCGGGATCTGCCTCGTGGGCAATTTTAACCGGCAGACGATGAGTAAGAAACAGATGGATTCGCTTGTCAACCTGGTGAACAAGCTGCGCGCGACGTATGATATACCCCTGAGTTGCATAAAGGGTCACGGCGATTTCACGGGGGAACACACCATGTGCCCTGGATACAACTTCCCGATGAAGAAATTTAAGGAGCGGTTGAAAGCAAAACCCTCATCCCCGGCGCTCCATATGCCGCTCCCCTCCGCAGCGCTGAGGACAAATACCGCTATGAAAACAGGGGCGACGCAGCGCGTGGGCCTCCTTTCTGCGCCGAGAAGGTGA
- the rpoN gene encoding RNA polymerase factor sigma-54 — protein MVIRLEQVQRQTQKLILSPQMQQAIKLLLLPLPLLQQTIRQEMAQNPVLEEELLQEEEQEEAQETEQQQESEREEDSKRDEAGELNFEEEFNRLLKIDEEWKEYFRQSGSYRKYSEEDEEKRRFLEASVVKPETLQENLLNQLGLALLTDEEKRICEALIGNIDDNGYFRGAIEDIAQQLGAPVDEVARMLALIQTLSPVGVGARDLRECLLIQLRRLAKQDSMAYRIVEQHLEELGARKYRQIAKALKVSPLQVQKIAEFIETLDPKPGRIFSSELAQYSTPDVFVEKDAEGYNVILNDDRIPHLRISNLYKQMVLNPDADKDTKSYIREKIKGGQWLLRNIRQRQQTIYNIASEIVKKQRGFFDEGIPRLTPLTLQQVADSLGIHESTVSRAIAGKYIQTPHGLFDMKYFFSAGIASEGGGSVVTGNIKTMIQQMIGQEDPKSPLSDQQIIEKLKGKGLTLARRTVTKYRKELGIRSSNKRRKF, from the coding sequence ATGGTAATCCGCCTTGAGCAGGTTCAGCGGCAGACGCAGAAACTCATTCTCTCCCCCCAGATGCAGCAGGCGATCAAACTGCTGCTGCTCCCGCTGCCGCTCCTCCAGCAGACCATCCGCCAGGAGATGGCGCAGAATCCGGTCCTTGAAGAAGAACTCCTCCAGGAAGAAGAGCAGGAAGAGGCCCAGGAGACTGAGCAACAGCAGGAATCGGAAAGAGAGGAAGACTCAAAGCGGGATGAGGCCGGCGAGCTCAACTTCGAGGAGGAATTCAACAGGCTCCTGAAGATCGACGAAGAGTGGAAGGAATATTTCCGCCAGAGCGGCAGCTACCGCAAGTACTCCGAGGAAGACGAGGAGAAGCGGCGCTTTCTTGAAGCATCGGTGGTGAAACCGGAGACGCTTCAGGAAAATCTTCTGAACCAGCTTGGACTCGCCCTTCTCACCGATGAGGAGAAGAGGATCTGCGAAGCGCTCATCGGGAACATAGACGACAACGGTTACTTCCGAGGCGCCATCGAGGACATTGCCCAGCAGCTCGGGGCTCCCGTGGATGAGGTCGCGCGCATGCTGGCGCTCATCCAGACCCTCAGCCCCGTGGGCGTCGGGGCCCGGGATCTCCGCGAGTGCTTGCTCATCCAGCTCAGGCGCCTGGCGAAACAAGACAGCATGGCGTACAGGATCGTCGAGCAGCATCTTGAGGAGCTCGGCGCGAGGAAATACCGTCAAATCGCGAAAGCACTCAAGGTGTCTCCGCTACAGGTTCAAAAAATAGCCGAGTTTATCGAGACGCTGGATCCCAAGCCGGGGAGGATCTTCTCGAGCGAGCTCGCCCAGTATAGCACCCCTGATGTCTTTGTCGAAAAAGATGCTGAGGGCTACAACGTCATCCTCAATGACGACCGCATCCCCCACCTGCGCATCAGCAACCTCTACAAGCAGATGGTCCTGAATCCCGATGCCGACAAGGATACAAAATCATACATACGGGAAAAGATCAAGGGGGGGCAATGGCTGCTGCGCAACATCAGGCAGCGCCAGCAGACGATATACAACATCGCCTCGGAAATCGTGAAGAAGCAGCGGGGATTCTTTGACGAGGGCATTCCCCGCCTCACGCCGCTCACGCTCCAGCAGGTGGCGGATTCTCTGGGCATCCATGAATCAACAGTGAGCCGCGCAATCGCCGGCAAGTATATCCAAACTCCCCACGGCCTCTTTGACATGAAGTATTTCTTCAGCGCGGGTATCGCGTCGGAGGGCGGCGGGAGTGTCGTGACCGGTAATATTAAAACCATGATTCAGCAGATGATCGGCCAGGAAGATCCAAAGAGCCCGCTGAGCGACCAGCAGATAATAGAGAAGCTGAAGGGAAAAGGGCTCACCCTCGCACGGCGCACGGTCACCAAGTATCGGAAGGAGCTCGGGATCCGCTCATCCAACAAGCGCCGCAAGTTTTAA